A single Equus asinus isolate D_3611 breed Donkey chromosome 21, EquAss-T2T_v2, whole genome shotgun sequence DNA region contains:
- the LOC139041414 gene encoding transmembrane protein 254-like isoform X1, translating to MVVAKSEGSRAATAYFRTCRALPSLVTVVGLGYFAWVVFWPQSIPYQNLGPLGPFTQYLVDHHHALLRNGYWLAWLIHVGESLCAVVLCKSKGITDGRAQLLWFLQTFLFGIASLSILIAYRPKHQKQT from the exons ATGGTGGTGGCGAAGtcagagggcagcagagctgcTACGGCCTATTTCCGTACGTGCAGAGCCTTGCCCTCGCTGGTCACGGTCGTGGGGCTGGGATATTTTGCG TGGGTTGTCTTCTGGCCTCAGAGTATTCCTTATCAGAACCTAGGGCCCCTGGGCCCCTTCACTCAGTACTTGGTGGACCATCATCACGCCCTCCTGCGTAATGG GTATTGGCTTGCCTGGCTGATTCACGTGGGAGAGTCCTTGTGTGCCGTGGTATTATGCAA gtctAAAGGCATCACAGATGGTCGAGCTCAACTACTCTGGTTCTTACAGACGTTCCTCTTTGGGATAGCATCTCTCTCCATCTTGATTGCTTACAGaccaaaacaccaaaaacaaacttaa
- the LOC139041414 gene encoding transmembrane protein 254-like isoform X3 has protein sequence MGAGTASHPMTQRLALSRWWWRSQRAAELLRPISWVVFWPQSIPYQNLGPLGPFTQYLVDHHHALLRNGYWLAWLIHVGESLCAVVLCKSKGITDGRAQLLWFLQTFLFGIASLSILIAYRPKHQKQT, from the exons ATGGGGGCGGGGACGGCTTCCCACCCCATGACTCAGCGTCTAGCTCTTTCAAGATGGTGGTGGCGAAGtcagagggcagcagagctgcTACGGCCTATTTCC TGGGTTGTCTTCTGGCCTCAGAGTATTCCTTATCAGAACCTAGGGCCCCTGGGCCCCTTCACTCAGTACTTGGTGGACCATCATCACGCCCTCCTGCGTAATGG GTATTGGCTTGCCTGGCTGATTCACGTGGGAGAGTCCTTGTGTGCCGTGGTATTATGCAA gtctAAAGGCATCACAGATGGTCGAGCTCAACTACTCTGGTTCTTACAGACGTTCCTCTTTGGGATAGCATCTCTCTCCATCTTGATTGCTTACAGaccaaaacaccaaaaacaaacttaa
- the LOC139041414 gene encoding transmembrane protein 254-like isoform X2, which yields MGKAAGDEAYFQRSSLFWLTVITLSFGYYTWVVFWPQSIPYQNLGPLGPFTQYLVDHHHALLRNGYWLAWLIHVGESLCAVVLCKSKGITDGRAQLLWFLQTFLFGIASLSILIAYRPKHQKQT from the exons ATGGGGAAGGCCGCCGGCGACGAGGCGTACTTCCAGAGGAGCAGTCTGTTCTGGCTCACCGTCATCACCCTCTCCTTTGGCTATTACACC TGGGTTGTCTTCTGGCCTCAGAGTATTCCTTATCAGAACCTAGGGCCCCTGGGCCCCTTCACTCAGTACTTGGTGGACCATCATCACGCCCTCCTGCGTAATGG GTATTGGCTTGCCTGGCTGATTCACGTGGGAGAGTCCTTGTGTGCCGTGGTATTATGCAA gtctAAAGGCATCACAGATGGTCGAGCTCAACTACTCTGGTTCTTACAGACGTTCCTCTTTGGGATAGCATCTCTCTCCATCTTGATTGCTTACAGaccaaaacaccaaaaacaaacttaa